From Halapricum desulfuricans, a single genomic window includes:
- a CDS encoding SHOCT domain-containing protein, which yields METLQKRYARGEIDEAEFEERARTLRER from the coding sequence ATGGAGACGCTTCAGAAACGGTACGCGCGCGGTGAGATCGACGAAGCGGAGTTCGAGGAACGGGCCCGGACGCTCCGGGAACGATAG